A genomic segment from Parolsenella catena encodes:
- a CDS encoding threonine/serine exporter family protein yields the protein MQAFGQHAADDDSEREEVLEGLNFFDEQDEDDVDDEPGHRVVEPIEDFDLVEDEDEDEDEDGRLGTSRPESALAPDALSHALFHHHGMRANALHMKTVWHDVVTEGDSPAISAPLADKSTIICRTGMLMLASGTGAWRVRDTMDRVASVLGVTIHVDLSLLSFECTCIEGHHIFNEVVSLPTTGVNTHRIWMMENFLREIETYGRNFTVHEYHEMLATVEGTRPDYRPVQQGLAAGAACGAFVFLLGGGPIEMLGAFVGAGIGNFVRSTMLSRRIGQFSALAMGVAVACVCYLLALLGLSRFDPMALSHEEGYIGAMLFVIPGFPLITAGLDISKLDMRSGIERLTYAVSIVVVATLVGWVVAECVGLSPDDFAPQGLGVLQLTALRAFMSFVGVFGFSIMFNSPVQMAAAAGCIGAVSNTLRLSLVDLNALIPALGLAGGVPPEAAALIGALVSGLLASVAELKLTYPRIALTVPSIVIMVPGLYLYRAMYYMCVFDTANMLSWFVRAVLIVAFLPVGLGAARTLTDPRWRHTS from the coding sequence ATGCAGGCTTTCGGTCAGCATGCTGCCGATGATGACAGCGAGCGCGAGGAGGTCCTGGAGGGCCTCAACTTCTTTGACGAGCAAGATGAGGATGACGTCGATGACGAGCCAGGTCATCGAGTGGTCGAGCCCATCGAGGACTTCGATCTTGTCGAGGACGAAGACGAGGACGAAGACGAGGACGGACGTCTTGGCACATCCAGGCCGGAGTCCGCTCTGGCTCCCGACGCCTTGAGTCACGCGTTGTTTCACCATCACGGCATGCGAGCAAACGCGCTGCACATGAAGACCGTCTGGCACGATGTCGTGACCGAGGGAGACTCTCCCGCCATCTCCGCCCCACTTGCTGACAAGTCCACGATCATTTGCCGCACTGGCATGCTCATGCTCGCGAGCGGAACGGGCGCCTGGCGCGTGCGCGACACGATGGATCGCGTGGCGAGTGTCCTTGGCGTCACCATTCACGTGGACCTGAGCCTGCTGTCGTTCGAATGCACGTGCATCGAGGGACATCATATTTTCAACGAGGTCGTGAGCCTGCCCACAACGGGAGTGAACACGCACCGCATCTGGATGATGGAGAACTTCCTGCGCGAGATTGAGACGTATGGCAGAAACTTCACGGTGCACGAGTACCACGAGATGCTTGCGACCGTTGAGGGGACGAGGCCAGACTATCGTCCCGTTCAGCAGGGGCTTGCTGCCGGCGCCGCATGTGGTGCCTTCGTATTTCTCCTTGGTGGCGGTCCGATCGAGATGCTCGGCGCGTTCGTAGGCGCCGGAATCGGCAACTTCGTGCGTTCCACGATGCTCTCGAGAAGGATCGGGCAGTTCAGTGCGCTTGCGATGGGCGTTGCCGTGGCGTGCGTCTGCTATCTGTTGGCGTTGCTCGGACTCTCGCGCTTTGATCCCATGGCTCTTTCGCACGAGGAGGGCTATATCGGCGCCATGCTGTTCGTGATTCCCGGATTTCCCCTCATCACGGCCGGGCTCGACATCTCAAAGCTCGACATGAGAAGCGGCATCGAACGGCTTACATATGCGGTGTCAATCGTGGTGGTGGCGACGCTCGTGGGATGGGTGGTCGCCGAGTGCGTGGGACTCTCTCCGGATGACTTTGCGCCTCAGGGACTCGGCGTGCTGCAGCTGACGGCGCTGCGCGCTTTCATGAGCTTCGTTGGCGTATTTGGCTTCTCGATCATGTTCAACAGTCCCGTGCAGATGGCTGCGGCGGCGGGTTGCATTGGCGCGGTCTCGAACACGCTGAGGCTCTCGCTCGTCGATCTCAACGCTCTGATTCCGGCGCTTGGGCTGGCTGGTGGCGTCCCTCCCGAGGCGGCTGCGCTCATCGGAGCGCTTGTCTCGGGGCTGCTCGCGAGCGTGGCCGAGCTCAAGCTCACGTATCCGAGGATTGCCCTAACGGTTCCGTCAATTGTCATCATGGTTCCGGGACTGTACCTCTATCGTGCCATGTACTACATGTGTGTCTTCGATACGGCCAACATGTTGAGCTGGTTCGTTCGCGCCGTGCTCATCGTTGCGTTTCTCCCGGTGGGCCTCGGTGCCGCTCGAACGCTCACGGACCCTCGCTGGAGGCATACGTCGTAA
- the lysS gene encoding lysine--tRNA ligase produces MSEETTNEATLNDERATRLARRQAIIDAGGNPYPEHCDVTDHVADLAARYAELGEDDADEQAHTVAGRIRAKRGQGKVAFVVLQDATDKMQLFCRIDNLGQEGMAALRKMDLGDVIEATGSMMRTKRGELSLAPTSVRLLSKSVRPLPEKFHGLSDKETRYRQRYVDLIVNDDVRETFRKRSAIVSAFRRYMEEDAYMEVETPILQTIQGGATAKPFITHFNALNQECFLRIATELPLKRLLVGGFERVYEIGRIFRNEGMDQTHNPEFTTMEAYRAYSDLEGMKELAEGVIKAANAAIGNPEQIEYQGQTIDLSGTWPSIPMTKVVSNSLGVEVDLDTPVERLVELCHENKIETKSEWGAGKLIAELYDEIGEPSLVNPTFVVDYPVEVSPLAKRYEDEPRLTHRFELVIAGHEYANAFSELNDPVDQAERFHAEIAERDSGDDEAMQFDADYVRALEYGMPPAGGIGIGIDRVVMLLTNQPSIRDVLLFPHMKPEAGAKNGAAEAKAAEEAAAGAKGSAYAANKQPTLDLSKVAIEPLFEDYVDFDTFSKSDFRAVKVKACEAVKKSKKLLNFTLDDGTGADRTILSGIHAFYEPEDLVGKTLVAITNLPPRAMMGIDSCGMLLSAIHTEDGEERLNLLQLDDSIPAGAKLY; encoded by the coding sequence ATGTCTGAGGAGACCACCAACGAGGCCACGCTCAACGACGAGCGCGCCACGCGTCTCGCCCGCCGACAGGCCATCATCGACGCCGGCGGCAATCCCTATCCCGAGCACTGCGACGTGACCGACCACGTGGCAGACCTCGCCGCGCGCTACGCCGAGCTTGGCGAGGACGATGCGGACGAGCAGGCCCACACGGTCGCCGGCCGCATTCGCGCCAAGCGCGGCCAGGGCAAGGTGGCGTTCGTCGTGCTCCAGGACGCCACTGACAAGATGCAGCTGTTCTGCCGCATCGACAACCTGGGCCAGGAGGGCATGGCCGCCCTGCGCAAGATGGACCTGGGAGATGTCATCGAGGCCACCGGCTCCATGATGCGCACCAAGCGCGGCGAGCTGTCCCTGGCCCCGACCTCGGTGCGCCTGCTCTCCAAGTCCGTGCGCCCGCTGCCCGAGAAGTTCCACGGCCTCTCCGACAAGGAGACCCGCTATCGCCAGCGCTACGTTGACCTCATCGTCAACGACGACGTCCGCGAGACGTTCCGCAAGCGTTCCGCCATCGTCTCCGCCTTCCGCCGTTACATGGAGGAGGACGCCTACATGGAGGTCGAGACTCCGATTCTCCAGACCATCCAGGGCGGTGCCACGGCAAAGCCCTTCATCACGCACTTCAACGCCCTCAACCAGGAGTGCTTCCTGCGCATCGCCACCGAGCTGCCGCTGAAGCGCCTGCTTGTGGGCGGTTTCGAGCGCGTGTACGAGATCGGCCGCATCTTCCGCAACGAGGGCATGGACCAGACCCACAACCCCGAGTTCACCACGATGGAGGCCTACCGCGCCTACAGCGACCTCGAGGGTATGAAGGAGCTCGCTGAGGGCGTCATCAAGGCCGCGAACGCCGCAATCGGCAACCCTGAGCAGATCGAGTACCAGGGCCAGACGATCGACCTGTCCGGCACCTGGCCGTCCATCCCGATGACGAAGGTTGTCTCGAACTCCCTTGGCGTCGAGGTCGACCTCGACACGCCCGTCGAGCGCCTCGTGGAGCTGTGCCACGAGAACAAGATCGAGACGAAGTCCGAGTGGGGCGCCGGCAAGCTCATCGCCGAGCTCTACGACGAGATCGGCGAGCCCTCGCTCGTGAACCCGACGTTCGTCGTCGACTATCCCGTCGAGGTGAGCCCGCTCGCCAAGCGCTACGAGGACGAGCCGCGCCTGACGCACCGCTTTGAGCTCGTCATCGCCGGCCACGAGTATGCCAACGCGTTCTCCGAGCTCAACGACCCCGTTGACCAGGCCGAGCGCTTCCATGCAGAGATTGCCGAGCGCGACTCCGGCGACGACGAGGCCATGCAGTTCGACGCCGACTACGTGCGCGCGCTCGAGTACGGCATGCCTCCCGCGGGCGGTATCGGCATCGGCATCGACCGCGTGGTCATGCTGCTCACGAACCAACCCTCCATCCGCGACGTGCTTCTCTTCCCGCACATGAAGCCCGAGGCCGGCGCCAAGAACGGAGCCGCCGAGGCCAAGGCCGCCGAGGAGGCTGCCGCGGGTGCCAAGGGCAGCGCCTATGCCGCCAACAAGCAGCCCACGCTCGACCTCTCCAAGGTCGCCATCGAGCCGCTGTTCGAGGACTACGTGGACTTCGACACGTTCAGCAAGTCCGACTTCCGCGCCGTGAAGGTCAAGGCGTGCGAGGCCGTTAAGAAGTCTAAGAAGCTGCTTAACTTCACGCTCGATGACGGCACGGGCGCGGACCGTACGATCCTCTCGGGTATTCATGCGTTCTACGAGCCCGAGGACCTCGTGGGCAAGACGCTCGTGGCCATCACGAACCTGCCGCCGCGCGCCATGATGGGCATCGACTCCTGTGGCATGCTCCTCTCGGCCATCCACACCGAGGATGGCGAGGAGCGCCTGAACCTCCTGCAGCTCGATGACTCCATCCCGGCTGGTGCCAAGCTGTACTAG
- the greA gene encoding transcription elongation factor GreA yields the protein MADNEIILTPEGRQKLVEELAWREGEHDAEIIERIKVARDFGDLSENSEYDDAKEEQSKNASRVAEIRKILSTAKVSAGAGHVMAVSIGCTVEIQEQGKDKTCAFTIVGTTETNSLEHKISNESPVGSALMGHAKGDVIEVTSPSGATRHYTIVKISR from the coding sequence ATGGCTGACAACGAGATCATCCTTACTCCCGAAGGTCGTCAGAAGCTCGTCGAGGAGCTTGCCTGGCGTGAGGGAGAGCACGACGCCGAGATCATCGAGCGCATCAAGGTCGCCCGCGACTTCGGTGACCTGTCCGAGAACTCCGAGTACGACGACGCCAAGGAGGAGCAGTCCAAGAACGCCTCCCGCGTCGCCGAGATCCGCAAGATCCTCTCGACCGCCAAGGTGTCCGCCGGCGCCGGCCACGTCATGGCCGTCTCCATCGGCTGCACGGTCGAGATCCAGGAGCAGGGCAAGGACAAGACGTGTGCCTTCACCATCGTCGGCACCACGGAGACCAACTCCCTCGAGCACAAGATCTCCAACGAGAGCCCGGTTGGCTCTGCGCTCATGGGCCACGCCAAGGGCGATGTGATCGAGGTCACGAGCCCGTCCGGCGCCACGCGCCACTACACGATCGTCAAAATCTCGCGCTAG
- the tatA gene encoding twin-arginine translocase TatA/TatE family subunit, protein MFLGLGAPELIIILIVVLVIFGPKNLPKLGKSFGKTVKGIREGIEGDDKPAKAEATTETKPAEDVVDVPHVDADDEDAPAEAAEDGKKFCGHCGAENPADNKFCKSCGAKLD, encoded by the coding sequence ATGTTTCTTGGATTGGGTGCCCCTGAGCTCATCATCATCCTGATCGTCGTTCTCGTGATCTTTGGTCCGAAGAACCTCCCGAAGCTCGGCAAGTCCTTCGGCAAGACGGTCAAGGGCATCCGCGAGGGCATAGAGGGCGACGACAAGCCCGCCAAGGCCGAGGCCACGACCGAGACCAAGCCGGCCGAGGACGTCGTTGACGTTCCCCACGTCGACGCCGATGACGAGGACGCCCCCGCCGAGGCTGCCGAGGACGGCAAGAAGTTCTGCGGCCACTGCGGTGCCGAGAACCCCGCCGACAACAAGTTCTGCAAGTCCTGCGGCGCCAAGCTGGACTAG
- a CDS encoding spermidine synthase, whose amino-acid sequence MPTALIVFIALTVAGLLIHLLCMRILAWRGVTVRRTKFGLTLLFDTADDDGTPVRMLNVNGAFQSVAYATDELWSELACEYQREQARIVSELPRLSRAAVIGGGGFSFPKWLVVHLPPVAVSVVEIDEKIIDIARESFGLARLEREYAGTGRFELACDDGWAWLRRQERPFDLIVNEAFTGSRPLGPLACDEGAATIHEHLADGGSYLATLRFPLRGRKSQSMYETIETFSREFAHVWLVPEYPDDPTHPGNNTLVASDVDLVTAGCEPLRGYEWSVDVTRP is encoded by the coding sequence ATGCCCACGGCGCTCATCGTATTCATCGCCCTCACCGTGGCGGGACTTCTCATACACCTCTTGTGCATGCGCATCCTCGCCTGGCGCGGCGTCACGGTGAGGCGAACGAAGTTTGGCCTCACGCTGCTGTTTGACACCGCCGATGACGACGGGACGCCCGTGCGCATGCTCAACGTCAACGGGGCGTTCCAGAGCGTGGCCTACGCCACCGACGAGCTGTGGAGCGAGCTTGCATGCGAGTACCAGCGCGAGCAGGCACGCATCGTGAGCGAGCTGCCCAGGCTCTCGCGTGCGGCCGTCATCGGGGGAGGCGGCTTCTCGTTTCCCAAGTGGCTCGTGGTGCACCTGCCGCCCGTCGCCGTGAGCGTCGTGGAGATTGACGAGAAGATCATCGACATCGCCCGAGAGTCGTTCGGGCTCGCGAGGCTCGAGCGCGAGTACGCGGGTACGGGGCGCTTCGAGCTTGCCTGCGACGACGGCTGGGCGTGGCTGCGCCGCCAGGAGCGTCCCTTCGACCTCATCGTGAACGAGGCGTTCACGGGCAGCAGGCCGCTGGGGCCGCTCGCCTGCGACGAGGGCGCAGCCACGATCCACGAGCACCTTGCGGACGGTGGAAGCTACCTCGCCACGCTGCGGTTTCCCCTCCGGGGCCGCAAGAGCCAGAGCATGTACGAGACCATCGAGACGTTCTCTCGCGAGTTCGCCCACGTCTGGCTCGTGCCCGAGTATCCGGATGACCCCACGCATCCCGGCAACAACACGCTCGTGGCGAGCGACGTCGACCTCGTGACGGCCGGCTGCGAGCCACTGCGCGGATACGAGTGGAGTGTGGACGTCACTCGCCCGTGA
- a CDS encoding PTS sugar transporter subunit IIA, which translates to MGEPMHKVLAPVSGTYVPIEDVADPVFAQKMMGDGFAVTPDSDVVVAPVSGEVTARYPTGHAYGLRADDGLELMVHVGIDTVEAGGDGFLPTAEKGQRVSAGDALVTFDHGLLAERGFDTSVIVVLLSVPEGSRVQKYAAAGEPMEAGRSVAAEY; encoded by the coding sequence ATGGGGGAGCCGATGCACAAGGTGCTCGCGCCGGTAAGCGGAACGTATGTGCCCATCGAGGATGTGGCAGACCCTGTGTTTGCCCAGAAGATGATGGGCGATGGCTTTGCCGTGACGCCCGACTCCGACGTTGTCGTGGCGCCGGTTTCCGGCGAGGTCACGGCCAGGTACCCAACGGGCCACGCATACGGCCTGCGCGCCGATGACGGCCTTGAGCTGATGGTTCACGTGGGCATCGACACGGTCGAGGCTGGCGGAGACGGCTTTCTGCCGACGGCCGAGAAGGGGCAGCGCGTGAGTGCGGGAGACGCCCTCGTCACGTTCGACCATGGCCTGCTGGCCGAGAGGGGCTTCGACACGTCCGTGATCGTGGTGCTGCTTTCCGTGCCAGAGGGTTCCCGTGTCCAAAAGTATGCCGCTGCGGGCGAGCCCATGGAGGCAGGGCGCAGCGTCGCCGCCGAGTACTAG
- a CDS encoding LysR family transcriptional regulator, whose product MDSSVQKVRAFEAAARLGSMSRAAEELGVAQSTLSRSVASLEQSWGVRLFDRHGPMLSLTRDGERLLPDARALCEASAALCRRVSRMSALEDGCVSMAAPSSVVAMRLPGPLGRFSADHPGVEVNINECTYGEAERLLLGGAVELAFIPNRLEDQGFISSVYDKDEIVVVAPPGHFAPEPASIPVEMLLGERFIADTETAPLLQRELKAPRINCETSNITAILAMVEAGLGVSLLPSLALERTGFSLDVRHLATPAHRELYLVRRRTADLSLAAQAFLGYL is encoded by the coding sequence ATGGATTCCAGCGTTCAGAAGGTCCGCGCGTTCGAGGCTGCCGCCCGGCTTGGCAGCATGTCTCGTGCCGCCGAGGAGCTCGGCGTGGCGCAGTCGACGCTGAGCCGCTCGGTGGCGAGTCTCGAGCAGTCCTGGGGAGTGCGTCTGTTCGACCGCCATGGCCCCATGCTCTCGCTCACGCGCGATGGCGAGCGTCTGCTGCCGGACGCACGCGCCCTCTGCGAGGCGAGCGCCGCGCTCTGTCGCCGCGTCTCGCGCATGAGTGCCCTTGAGGACGGCTGCGTGAGCATGGCGGCGCCGTCGAGCGTCGTGGCGATGCGCCTTCCCGGGCCACTCGGCCGCTTCTCGGCAGATCACCCGGGCGTCGAGGTGAACATCAACGAGTGCACGTATGGCGAGGCCGAGAGGCTGCTGCTGGGCGGCGCCGTTGAGTTGGCGTTCATTCCCAACAGGCTCGAGGACCAGGGCTTCATCTCCTCCGTGTACGACAAGGACGAGATTGTGGTCGTGGCCCCGCCCGGCCACTTTGCGCCCGAGCCGGCAAGCATCCCGGTTGAGATGCTGCTTGGCGAGCGCTTCATCGCCGACACCGAGACGGCGCCGCTGCTCCAGCGCGAGCTCAAAGCCCCGCGCATCAACTGCGAGACGAGCAACATCACGGCCATTCTCGCCATGGTCGAGGCGGGCCTGGGCGTGTCGCTGCTCCCGAGTCTTGCGCTCGAGCGCACGGGCTTCTCGCTCGACGTCCGCCACCTGGCGACGCCCGCCCATCGCGAGCTCTACCTCGTCAGGCGCCGTACGGCAGACCTGAGCCTGGCGGCGCAGGCGTTCCTTGGGTACCTGTAG
- a CDS encoding metal-dependent hydrolase family protein, whose product MGKYAFVGGRLVDGTGAAPVDDSLVLVDDKKIAYAGPRTEVPAGYEVEDCSGKTVMPGLIDTHLHFSGNLTDDDNDWVIETPAQKQACAVKQSYDALTHGLTTVCEIGRNGIAIRDLVNMGVMKGPRIYATGLGFCRTAGHGDSHKLPLQVSKDSHPWGDQVDGPWELRHAVRLRLRENPDAIKIWATGGGIWRWDSGRRQLMSTEEIKAVADECKLTGIPLWSHSYNSVSAAYDSVRFGAEQLIHGFELDDKTMNLMAEQGTFFTPTIGFLPTWYATYPPEESEANAKFPGDTVVERELQRTYANLRRANELGVTLTIGSDSFSFVTPYGYVTIDEMYDFVDKAGIPVLETIKAATLNGAKMVHHEDEFGSLEAGKLADLLVVRGDVARNIHDLTPENMDVIMKEGDKVIKGAL is encoded by the coding sequence ATGGGCAAGTACGCATTCGTTGGTGGCAGGCTCGTCGATGGCACGGGCGCTGCTCCCGTGGACGACTCCCTCGTCCTGGTCGACGACAAGAAGATCGCCTACGCGGGCCCGCGCACCGAGGTTCCGGCGGGCTATGAGGTCGAGGACTGCTCGGGCAAGACCGTCATGCCGGGCCTCATCGACACGCACCTCCACTTCTCGGGCAACCTCACCGACGACGACAACGACTGGGTCATCGAGACGCCCGCCCAGAAGCAGGCCTGCGCCGTGAAGCAGTCCTACGACGCGCTCACCCACGGCCTCACGACCGTCTGCGAGATTGGCCGCAACGGCATCGCGATTCGTGACCTCGTGAACATGGGCGTCATGAAGGGCCCGCGCATCTACGCCACTGGCCTGGGCTTTTGCCGCACGGCCGGCCACGGAGACTCTCACAAGCTGCCGCTTCAGGTGAGCAAGGACTCCCACCCTTGGGGCGACCAGGTGGACGGCCCGTGGGAGCTGCGCCACGCCGTGCGCCTGCGCTTGCGCGAGAACCCCGACGCCATCAAGATCTGGGCCACGGGCGGCGGCATCTGGCGCTGGGACTCCGGCCGCAGGCAGCTCATGAGCACCGAGGAGATCAAGGCCGTGGCCGACGAGTGCAAGCTCACGGGCATCCCGCTGTGGAGCCACTCCTACAACTCCGTGAGCGCCGCCTATGACTCCGTGCGCTTTGGCGCCGAGCAGCTCATCCACGGCTTTGAGCTTGACGACAAGACCATGAACCTCATGGCCGAGCAGGGCACGTTCTTTACGCCCACGATCGGTTTCCTTCCCACCTGGTACGCCACCTACCCGCCTGAGGAGTCCGAGGCCAACGCCAAGTTCCCTGGCGACACCGTGGTGGAGCGCGAGCTGCAGCGCACCTACGCCAACCTGCGCCGCGCCAACGAGCTGGGCGTCACGCTCACGATCGGCTCCGACTCGTTCAGCTTCGTGACCCCGTACGGCTACGTCACGATCGACGAGATGTACGACTTCGTGGACAAGGCGGGCATCCCCGTGCTCGAGACGATCAAGGCTGCCACGCTCAACGGCGCCAAGATGGTCCATCACGAGGACGAGTTCGGCTCGCTCGAGGCCGGCAAGCTCGCTGACCTGCTCGTCGTTCGCGGCGACGTGGCCCGCAACATCCACGACCTCACGCCCGAGAACATGGACGTCATCATGAAGGAGGGCGACAAGGTCATCAAGGGCGCCCTGTAG
- a CDS encoding APC family permease: MAGKEAQAGGMKKELTLFNFFTIGFGAIIGTGWVLLVGDWMVLGGGPVPAMIAFAIGALFLVPIGMCFGELTAAIPISGGIIEYVDRTFGRKMGFVTGWMLLLGNAPLCPWEAIAISTLLTDRFAEFPALAWLRSVKLYTILGADVYLWPTVIALAFAALVIFLNLRGAGAAAKLSSFLTKALLAGMVLAMLISFMTGSPENAAPVFSQVTDAAGGSATEATSLIGGIVAVLVMTPFFYAGFDTIPQQAEEASENIDWKKFGLIPAIALLASGAFYLVCIYSFGTIVDWHEFVRSSVPALAVLERINVFFYIAMLIIATLGPLGPMNSFFGASSRLMLAMGRKEMLPESFAQIDPTSGVPKKAVMVMSALTLVGPFLGRNMLVPLTNVASLGFIFACTMAGFACWKLRRTEPDLPRPYKVNGGKLGIGCAIVAGLAIIALMVVPFSPAALSGIEWAITIGWLVAGLVILALFGSRRATGPTKQ, translated from the coding sequence ATGGCTGGAAAGGAGGCGCAGGCCGGCGGCATGAAGAAGGAGCTCACGCTGTTCAACTTCTTCACCATCGGCTTTGGCGCAATCATCGGCACCGGCTGGGTGCTGCTCGTGGGCGATTGGATGGTGCTGGGCGGGGGTCCCGTGCCGGCCATGATCGCGTTTGCCATCGGGGCGCTGTTCCTCGTTCCCATCGGCATGTGCTTCGGCGAGCTCACGGCTGCCATCCCCATCTCGGGCGGCATCATCGAGTACGTGGACCGCACGTTCGGTCGCAAGATGGGCTTCGTCACCGGCTGGATGCTGCTGCTGGGCAACGCCCCGCTGTGCCCGTGGGAGGCGATCGCCATCTCCACGCTGCTCACGGATCGCTTTGCGGAGTTCCCGGCGCTCGCGTGGCTTCGAAGCGTCAAGCTCTACACGATTCTGGGCGCAGACGTCTACCTGTGGCCCACGGTCATCGCGCTCGCGTTCGCGGCGCTCGTCATCTTCCTCAACCTGCGTGGAGCGGGCGCGGCGGCCAAGCTGTCGAGCTTTCTCACCAAGGCGCTGCTCGCGGGTATGGTGCTCGCCATGCTCATCAGCTTCATGACCGGCTCGCCGGAGAACGCCGCGCCGGTCTTCTCGCAGGTGACGGATGCCGCGGGCGGCAGCGCCACCGAGGCCACGAGCCTCATCGGCGGCATCGTGGCCGTGCTCGTCATGACGCCGTTCTTCTATGCGGGCTTCGACACGATTCCCCAGCAGGCCGAGGAGGCCTCCGAGAACATCGACTGGAAGAAGTTCGGCCTCATCCCGGCCATCGCGCTGCTCGCGTCTGGCGCGTTCTATCTCGTGTGCATCTACAGCTTTGGCACCATCGTTGATTGGCATGAGTTCGTGCGCAGCTCCGTGCCGGCGCTCGCCGTCCTCGAGCGCATCAATGTCTTCTTCTACATCGCGATGCTCATCATCGCCACGCTTGGTCCCCTTGGCCCCATGAACTCGTTCTTTGGCGCGTCGAGCCGTCTCATGCTCGCCATGGGTCGCAAGGAGATGCTGCCGGAGAGCTTCGCGCAGATCGACCCCACGTCCGGCGTGCCCAAGAAGGCCGTCATGGTCATGAGCGCGCTGACGCTCGTGGGTCCGTTCCTGGGCCGTAATATGCTCGTGCCGCTCACGAACGTGGCCTCTCTCGGTTTCATCTTCGCCTGCACCATGGCGGGATTCGCGTGCTGGAAGCTGCGCCGCACCGAGCCCGACCTGCCGCGCCCCTACAAGGTCAACGGCGGCAAGCTTGGCATCGGCTGCGCCATCGTCGCGGGTCTGGCCATCATCGCGCTCATGGTCGTGCCCTTCTCGCCGGCGGCGCTCTCTGGCATCGAGTGGGCCATCACGATCGGCTGGCTCGTCGCGGGCCTCGTGATCCTGGCGCTGTTTGGGTCAAGGCGTGCGACTGGTCCCACCAAGCAGTGA
- a CDS encoding DUF362 domain-containing protein, translating into MEPSKVYFCDLHTHMGDGLPNKLKRLIKRAGIGQIDFENKFVAIKMHLGEPGNLSYLRPNYARAVVDVVRELGGKPFITDCNTLYVGGRKNALDHLDSAYANGFNPFQTGCHTIIADGLKGLDEVEVPVAGGEYVKNAKIGRAIMDADIVISLTHFKGHEQAGFGGAMKNLGMGGGSRAGKMEQHSAGKPGVNAEACIGCRQCSKICAHGAFSFDETREHEFAGGRVREVNVARIDHDRCVGCGRCIAVCNQDAIKPGYAAAVEVLNYKIAEYTKAVVDGRPSFHISLAIDVSPNCDCHDENDKPIVGDIGMFASFDPVALDQACIDAVMAQPALPDTELTRMRHKLEAAGELDEAHAHDKFYVTHPDTDWKSCIDHAEKIGLGTHEYELIEVR; encoded by the coding sequence ATGGAACCCTCAAAGGTGTACTTCTGCGACCTTCACACGCACATGGGAGACGGTCTTCCCAACAAGCTCAAGCGCCTCATCAAGAGGGCGGGAATCGGCCAGATCGACTTCGAGAACAAGTTCGTTGCCATCAAGATGCACCTGGGCGAGCCGGGCAACCTCAGCTACCTGCGCCCCAACTACGCCCGCGCCGTCGTGGACGTGGTGCGCGAGCTGGGCGGCAAGCCGTTCATCACGGACTGCAACACACTCTACGTGGGCGGACGCAAGAACGCGCTCGACCACCTCGACTCCGCCTACGCCAATGGCTTCAACCCGTTCCAGACCGGCTGCCACACGATCATCGCCGACGGCCTCAAGGGCCTCGACGAGGTCGAGGTGCCCGTGGCGGGCGGCGAGTACGTGAAGAACGCCAAGATCGGCCGCGCGATCATGGACGCGGACATCGTCATCAGCCTCACGCACTTCAAGGGCCACGAGCAGGCCGGCTTCGGCGGCGCCATGAAGAACCTCGGCATGGGCGGCGGCTCGCGCGCCGGCAAGATGGAGCAGCACTCCGCCGGCAAGCCGGGCGTCAACGCCGAGGCTTGCATCGGCTGCCGCCAGTGCTCCAAGATCTGCGCGCACGGCGCCTTCTCGTTTGACGAGACGCGCGAGCACGAGTTTGCCGGCGGCCGCGTGCGCGAGGTGAACGTGGCCCGCATCGACCATGACAGGTGCGTGGGCTGCGGCCGCTGCATCGCCGTGTGCAACCAGGACGCCATCAAGCCCGGCTACGCCGCCGCCGTCGAGGTGCTCAACTACAAGATCGCCGAGTACACGAAGGCCGTCGTGGACGGGCGCCCGAGCTTCCACATCAGCCTGGCCATCGACGTCTCCCCCAACTGCGACTGCCACGACGAGAACGACAAGCCCATCGTGGGCGACATCGGGATGTTCGCGAGCTTTGACCCCGTCGCCCTCGACCAGGCCTGCATCGACGCCGTCATGGCCCAGCCCGCACTTCCCGACACGGAGCTCACGCGCATGCGGCACAAGCTCGAGGCCGCCGGCGAGCTCGACGAGGCCCATGCGCACGACAAGTTCTACGTGACGCATCCTGACACGGACTGGAAGAGCTGCATCGACCACGCCGAGAAGATCGGCCTGGGCACGCACGAGTACGAGCTCATCGAGGTCAGGTAG